In a genomic window of Pedobacter sp. KBS0701:
- a CDS encoding Gfo/Idh/MocA family oxidoreductase yields the protein MDKNINKTIHAGLLAYGMSGKVFHAPFLNAHDGFNLKAVVERSHKNAFNDYPSIISYNSVEELLNDEEIDLVVINTPNNLHYEHSKAALNAHKHILVEKPFTATTAQAKELFELADSVGKQIFFYQNRRWDSDFTSVKKVLESGKLGKLVEVHLRYDRYRNVIGPKAFKEKPVEASGLLYDLGPHLLDQVIGLFGKPLSFHKILGKNRAGTLVDDYFSIQLSYPDSVNVFVTSSMLVVNPQPGFVLHGVNGSFIKQRTDIQEEQLLAGMKLTDPGYGVEPANKDGLLTTIDADGKKTEQVIKSEIGNYLPLFEAVYQSITNNQPYPVTREDVLVQLEIIES from the coding sequence ATGGATAAGAATATCAATAAAACAATTCATGCAGGTTTATTAGCTTACGGCATGTCTGGAAAGGTTTTTCACGCGCCATTCCTAAATGCACATGATGGTTTCAATTTAAAGGCCGTAGTAGAGCGAAGCCATAAAAATGCATTTAACGATTACCCCAGTATTATTAGTTACAACAGTGTTGAAGAGTTGCTGAATGATGAAGAAATTGATTTAGTAGTGATTAATACTCCAAATAATCTTCATTACGAACATTCGAAAGCCGCATTAAATGCGCATAAACATATTCTGGTTGAAAAACCTTTTACCGCTACCACTGCGCAGGCCAAAGAACTTTTCGAACTGGCCGATAGCGTTGGCAAACAGATTTTCTTTTACCAGAACCGCCGCTGGGACAGCGATTTTACTTCGGTAAAAAAAGTGCTTGAAAGTGGCAAGCTAGGTAAGCTGGTCGAAGTTCATTTACGTTACGATCGTTACCGCAATGTTATCGGGCCAAAGGCATTTAAAGAAAAGCCGGTAGAGGCAAGCGGACTACTTTACGATTTAGGTCCGCACCTTTTAGATCAGGTGATCGGTTTATTTGGCAAACCGTTGAGTTTTCATAAAATTTTGGGTAAAAACAGGGCTGGTACTTTGGTTGATGACTATTTTTCGATCCAATTGAGCTATCCTGATAGCGTAAATGTTTTTGTAACCTCGAGCATGTTGGTGGTAAACCCACAGCCAGGCTTTGTTTTACATGGCGTAAACGGTAGCTTTATTAAACAAAGAACCGATATCCAGGAAGAACAATTACTGGCGGGTATGAAATTAACTGATCCAGGTTATGGCGTTGAACCTGCAAATAAGGATGGTTTATTAACCACTATAGATGCTGATGGCAAGAAAACTGAACAGGTCATTAAGTCGGAAATAGGGAATTATCTGCCGCTTTTTGAAGCCGTTTACCAGTCAATTACCAATAATCAGCCATATCCGGTTACCAGAGAAGATGTTCTGGTTCAATTAGAAATCATCGAAAGCTAA
- a CDS encoding DUF6263 family protein, whose product MRVLATIICSLISISSFAQKTYVLRQNYPTGYRYDFTINSDQIINQKIGGQDVHLTQNIGTDYTFDITEGHNGEKDVKVTYNRIFMKSVAMGTTMTYNSDEQDITKKNPFSGLKGASFFMTVTPNGGIKTVAGIDKMLDNIAARMTTDTSQVKQIKNALSKQFSEEVVKQTMESSFKIYPERAVKIGDSWTVDTKLQMSMPIETITAYTLKEVKDGIAILSVKGSLISKGSFETMGNKMETDLKGTNSGETSIDIKTGIVLNSHLRIELYGKMKSMGQDIDFEMQGINKIVGKEVN is encoded by the coding sequence ATGAGAGTATTGGCAACCATTATCTGTAGTCTGATTTCGATCAGCAGTTTTGCACAGAAAACTTATGTGTTAAGGCAAAATTATCCAACAGGTTATCGTTATGATTTTACAATCAATTCTGATCAGATCATTAACCAGAAAATTGGCGGTCAGGATGTGCATTTAACGCAAAATATAGGAACGGATTATACTTTCGATATTACCGAAGGACATAATGGAGAAAAAGATGTGAAAGTAACCTACAACAGGATTTTTATGAAATCAGTTGCGATGGGTACTACAATGACCTATAATTCGGATGAGCAGGACATCACCAAAAAAAATCCATTCAGTGGTTTAAAGGGTGCTTCTTTTTTTATGACGGTAACGCCAAACGGAGGGATTAAAACCGTTGCGGGCATTGATAAAATGCTCGATAATATTGCGGCAAGGATGACTACCGATACCAGCCAGGTAAAACAGATCAAAAATGCCTTAAGCAAACAGTTCAGCGAAGAGGTGGTGAAACAGACCATGGAATCATCGTTTAAGATATACCCGGAAAGAGCAGTTAAAATTGGCGACAGCTGGACGGTTGATACAAAACTGCAGATGAGTATGCCTATCGAAACCATTACCGCATATACTTTGAAAGAAGTGAAAGATGGAATTGCTATCCTGAGCGTAAAAGGTTCATTGATATCAAAAGGAAGTTTTGAGACCATGGGCAATAAAATGGAAACCGATTTAAAAGGGACCAACTCAGGAGAAACATCAATTGATATTAAAACCGGGATCGTACTGAACAGTCACTTACGTATAGAGCTGTACGGGAAAATGAAGTCGATGGGACAAGACATTGATTTCGAAATGCAGGGCATTAACAAAATTGTAGGTAAAGAGGTTAACTAA
- a CDS encoding zinc-dependent peptidase translates to MNSLPFAYLIPIFLIALYLILKKKKVAIEPLTDVDKKILDDYVGYYHNLDSTDKLKFEQKVAAFFSSVKIEAVGLEITTLDELLIASSAVIPIFGFDDWQYKNLTSVLLYPDTFNKDFQFDGGERNIMGMVGTGYMNGQMILSRSALRHGFSKSAGKENTAIHEFVHLLDKSDGATDGVPENLMAHEYTLPWIKMMHEEMEKIEDNKSDINPYAITNQAEFFAVVSEYFFEKPELLKDKHPELYFQLSRIFAQQPAG, encoded by the coding sequence ATGAACTCACTGCCATTTGCTTATTTAATCCCTATTTTTTTGATTGCTCTTTACCTCATCCTTAAAAAAAAGAAGGTTGCTATTGAGCCTTTAACGGATGTAGACAAAAAAATACTCGATGATTATGTAGGCTATTACCATAATCTCGATTCGACTGATAAGCTTAAGTTTGAGCAGAAAGTAGCTGCATTTTTTAGTTCGGTTAAAATTGAAGCGGTAGGCTTGGAAATAACTACTCTGGATGAACTGCTGATTGCCTCAAGTGCGGTTATTCCTATTTTTGGTTTTGACGATTGGCAATACAAAAACTTAACCAGCGTTTTATTGTATCCAGATACTTTTAACAAAGATTTTCAGTTTGATGGTGGAGAAAGGAATATTATGGGCATGGTTGGTACGGGGTATATGAACGGGCAGATGATTTTATCACGTTCAGCGCTGCGTCATGGTTTTTCTAAAAGTGCAGGTAAAGAAAATACGGCCATACACGAATTTGTTCACCTTTTAGATAAATCGGATGGAGCAACGGATGGCGTTCCGGAAAATTTGATGGCACATGAGTACACTTTACCATGGATTAAAATGATGCATGAAGAAATGGAAAAAATTGAGGATAATAAGTCGGATATTAACCCTTATGCCATCACCAATCAGGCCGAATTTTTTGCCGTGGTTTCTGAATATTTCTTTGAAAAACCTGAGCTGTTAAAAGATAAACACCCCGAATTGTATTTTCAGTTAAGCCGTATTTTTGCTCAACAGCCCGCGGGTTAA
- a CDS encoding aldo/keto reductase → MEYRKIGNSDLELSVITFGAWAAGGWMWGSTDRNDAINAIKAGYDLGVTSIDTAPIYGQGDSEEIVGDAIKGISRDKLQVVTKFGMRWDLAKGDFGFKSKNNDGKEIDIYKYAGKESVIYECEQSLKRLGTDYIDLYQIHWPDVTTPISETFEAVSRLIEQGKVRYAGVCNYDAAQLKEADQTLEIVSNQIPFSMVNRGVEAETVPYCIEKNKSVLAYSPMERGLLTGKMTADYKFEEGDHRQGNKFFSPESIEKTNAFLAKIKPLADEKNATLSQLVLRWTIERPGITIALVGARNEKQAVQNAEAINVKLNAEEIQFINTELQHAGF, encoded by the coding sequence ATGGAATACAGAAAAATTGGAAATTCAGATTTAGAGCTTTCAGTAATCACATTTGGCGCATGGGCTGCTGGTGGCTGGATGTGGGGAAGTACAGATAGAAACGATGCAATTAACGCCATTAAAGCCGGTTACGATTTAGGGGTTACTTCAATTGATACCGCACCAATTTACGGTCAGGGGGATAGTGAAGAAATTGTAGGCGATGCCATAAAAGGTATTTCACGCGATAAATTACAAGTGGTAACCAAATTCGGGATGCGCTGGGATCTTGCCAAAGGTGATTTCGGCTTTAAGAGTAAAAACAATGATGGAAAGGAGATCGATATTTATAAATACGCCGGAAAAGAAAGTGTGATTTACGAATGTGAGCAATCTTTAAAACGTCTGGGAACCGATTATATAGATCTTTACCAGATCCATTGGCCAGATGTAACCACACCGATCAGCGAAACTTTTGAAGCGGTGAGCAGGTTGATTGAACAGGGTAAAGTGCGTTATGCAGGCGTATGCAACTATGATGCAGCGCAATTAAAAGAAGCAGATCAAACTTTAGAAATTGTTTCTAACCAGATCCCATTTAGCATGGTAAACCGGGGTGTTGAAGCGGAAACTGTTCCTTATTGCATCGAAAAAAATAAATCTGTTCTAGCTTATAGTCCGATGGAGCGCGGTTTACTGACTGGAAAAATGACTGCTGATTATAAATTTGAAGAAGGCGATCACCGCCAGGGAAACAAATTTTTCTCACCTGAAAGTATCGAAAAAACAAATGCGTTTTTGGCTAAAATAAAACCGTTGGCCGATGAGAAAAATGCTACCTTATCTCAGTTGGTGTTACGCTGGACGATTGAACGCCCAGGCATAACCATTGCTTTGGTTGGCGCAAGGAATGAAAAGCAGGCTGTACAAAATGCAGAAGCTATT
- a CDS encoding alpha/beta fold hydrolase has product MKRYFLLLALSLFIFSKVQAKTDTLSINLENVKYPYPVKYFPINTEGKDIKMAYMDVAPTANANGKTAILFHGKNFGGYYWGNVIKALTKIGYRVIVPDQIGFGKSSKAFIHYSFHQMAAWNKKLLDTLGIQKTVVLGHSMGGMLATRFALMYPGTTEKLLLENPIGLEDYKTFVPYITTAQQYQTELKTTAESVRKYYQGSYFTYWKPEYEYFVDIAGGVTNSADYPRWAKVAALTYTMIYEQPVVYEFQNLKVPTVLFIGKEDKTIVGKGLLTSDQQALHGQYKFLGKQTAAKIIGAKIIEFDACGHIPHIEIPTEFLVALTGSL; this is encoded by the coding sequence ATGAAGAGATACTTCCTGTTATTAGCACTTAGCCTGTTTATTTTTAGCAAAGTACAGGCAAAAACAGATACCCTTTCTATTAACTTAGAGAACGTTAAATACCCCTACCCGGTTAAATATTTCCCGATTAATACTGAGGGAAAGGATATCAAAATGGCCTACATGGATGTTGCCCCAACTGCAAATGCAAACGGCAAAACAGCAATTCTTTTCCATGGAAAAAATTTTGGAGGTTATTACTGGGGCAACGTCATCAAAGCATTAACCAAGATTGGTTATCGGGTTATTGTTCCTGATCAGATCGGTTTTGGCAAATCATCGAAAGCATTTATCCATTACAGCTTTCACCAGATGGCCGCCTGGAACAAAAAACTCCTCGATACCTTAGGCATTCAAAAAACCGTGGTTTTAGGCCACAGTATGGGCGGTATGCTGGCCACCCGATTTGCTTTAATGTACCCCGGAACAACTGAAAAACTGCTGCTCGAAAATCCGATCGGTTTAGAAGACTATAAAACTTTTGTTCCTTACATCACTACTGCACAGCAATACCAAACAGAACTAAAAACTACCGCAGAAAGTGTAAGGAAATACTATCAGGGCTCTTATTTTACCTATTGGAAACCAGAATACGAATACTTTGTTGATATTGCAGGTGGTGTAACAAACAGTGCCGATTATCCGCGCTGGGCAAAAGTAGCTGCACTCACCTATACCATGATTTACGAACAACCAGTGGTTTACGAATTTCAGAATTTAAAGGTGCCTACCGTGTTATTTATCGGTAAAGAAGATAAAACTATTGTGGGAAAAGGCTTGCTTACATCCGATCAGCAGGCTTTACACGGCCAGTACAAATTTCTAGGCAAACAGACAGCAGCTAAAATTATAGGGGCCAAAATTATCGAATTTGATGCCTGTGGCCATATTCCCCATATCGAAATTCCAACGGAGTTTTTGGTGGCGTTAACGGGTAGTTTGTAG
- a CDS encoding ATP-binding cassette domain-containing protein, with translation MININNLNFGYSKHKPLFKNMSMRLSNGHIYGLLGKNGAGKSTLLKNLAGLVYAQSGTLEVMGYDPAKRQPALLEQICFIPEEFYLPSVKIDAYIKANAPFYKNFDHNYFTNLIKEFDIPVEQKLINMSYGQKKKVIIAFGLATQAKLVIMDEPTNGLDIPSKAQFRKIMASAMTDERCIIISTHQVRDLDNLIDTVIMLDENDIALKATVEEITAKLTFKKVKEIDDSIIYAEPSLSGYNAVMPNYHQEESKLDMELLFNAILAEKIKFKPLFS, from the coding sequence ATGATCAACATTAACAATCTTAATTTTGGCTATAGTAAACATAAGCCATTATTTAAAAATATGAGCATGCGGTTAAGCAATGGCCATATTTATGGTTTGCTGGGTAAAAACGGTGCCGGTAAATCGACATTATTAAAAAATCTCGCCGGTTTGGTGTATGCACAAAGCGGTACATTGGAGGTAATGGGTTATGACCCTGCAAAAAGACAGCCCGCGCTTTTAGAGCAGATCTGTTTTATCCCGGAAGAATTTTATTTGCCATCTGTAAAAATTGATGCGTATATAAAAGCAAACGCCCCTTTCTATAAAAACTTCGACCACAATTATTTCACTAATCTGATCAAAGAATTTGATATTCCGGTTGAACAGAAACTCATTAATATGAGTTACGGGCAGAAGAAAAAAGTAATTATCGCTTTCGGTCTGGCCACCCAGGCGAAACTGGTGATTATGGATGAACCTACCAATGGTTTAGACATTCCATCAAAAGCACAGTTCAGGAAAATTATGGCTTCGGCCATGACGGATGAGCGCTGCATTATCATTTCTACCCACCAGGTTAGGGATCTGGATAACCTGATCGACACGGTGATTATGCTTGATGAGAACGATATTGCCCTTAAAGCAACAGTAGAAGAAATTACCGCAAAATTAACCTTTAAAAAAGTAAAGGAAATTGATGACAGCATTATTTATGCTGAGCCATCCCTTTCTGGTTATAACGCTGTAATGCCGAACTATCACCAGGAAGAAAGCAAATTAGATATGGAGCTACTTTTTAATGCCATACTCGCAGAAAAAATCAAATTTAAACCTCTATTCAGTTAA
- a CDS encoding DoxX family protein translates to MFVIHRYNMDIKWAYLLSRLAIGLSFFGHGLVRLPKLAGFSHWMVVQFSKSYLPDVWVIPFSYILPFAEFIVGLMIILGLFTRQGLLFAGVVSLALIFGTTIIENWEALPSQLIHVAFLSVLLAYLPHNSYAVDKIIKK, encoded by the coding sequence ATGTTTGTAATACATCGATATAATATGGATATTAAATGGGCATATCTACTAAGCCGCTTAGCAATTGGTTTAAGTTTTTTCGGACATGGTTTGGTTCGTTTACCAAAACTTGCAGGTTTTAGCCATTGGATGGTCGTGCAATTTTCGAAATCGTATTTGCCTGATGTATGGGTTATTCCCTTCAGTTATATTTTGCCATTTGCCGAATTTATTGTAGGCTTAATGATTATCCTGGGGTTATTTACCAGGCAAGGCTTATTATTTGCAGGAGTGGTTTCGTTAGCGCTGATCTTCGGAACAACAATAATAGAGAATTGGGAGGCACTGCCTTCTCAACTCATCCATGTGGCATTTTTATCGGTGTTACTCGCATACTTACCGCATAACAGTTATGCGGTTGATAAAATCATTAAAAAATAA
- a CDS encoding GntR family transcriptional regulator, translating to MEFRDNKAIYLQIAEYVCEHILLGKWKAEEKVPSVRELAVELEVNPNTVMRTYELLQNKNIINNKRGIGFFITDDAIEHVKSYRKVLFMEDELPVVFRNIYLLNIGFDELESKYKTFVKENFNA from the coding sequence ATGGAATTTAGAGATAATAAGGCAATATATCTTCAGATTGCAGAATATGTATGTGAACATATTTTGCTCGGAAAATGGAAAGCCGAAGAAAAAGTACCCTCGGTTAGGGAATTAGCTGTTGAGCTTGAGGTAAATCCCAATACTGTAATGCGTACCTACGAACTCTTGCAGAATAAAAATATCATCAACAATAAAAGAGGGATCGGTTTTTTTATTACCGACGATGCGATAGAGCATGTAAAAAGTTATAGAAAAGTACTATTTATGGAAGATGAACTTCCGGTGGTATTCCGGAATATTTATTTATTGAATATCGGCTTTGATGAATTAGAGAGCAAATACAAAACATTTGTAAAAGAAAATTTTAACGCTTAA